From the genome of Aerococcus sanguinicola:
GTTTTTCGCTCTTCCCAGACTGTGGGGCTTTGGCGGTCTTTCCTGGGAGAACAATCTGTAAAACACAAGATATTGTACGAGATTAATGTTGAAAATCTATATGTAGTCGGTTATGATAGTTAGTGAGCTCAAGATATGGGGGAGTTAAGTCAGTCGGACCCCCTATATCTTGTGTCCGATCGATAAAGGATACACAAGTTAGAAAGAGGGATTGGGATGTTTAATGAGCAAACAACGCCAGAAATAAAGATCCAAAATATTAATTTGGAGGATTTGATGGTTGAGAAACGGGATGGGCACAAGGCTCATTTCCGGCCTTCTGCGGTTAAGCATTCGCTCGCCAAAGCCCTGGATGTGAAGGATGAGGAAGTGCTGGATAAGCTTTTCCAAGCGACCTTGGCTGAGATTTTCCAGGGGGATGCGGAGTCCCTCCAGTCTGCAGGGATTGCCCAAGCGGTGGTGCGTAGCCTAGAGAACTTTGGCTATACTGAAGCGAGTGAGCGCTACCGGATTTTCCGCCACAATAAGATGCAGTTCAATGATAAGCAGTATGATGTGTCGACTAAGCTGCAAGAATTTGCGGCAGGGGACAAGTTAGTCCTCAATGAGAATGCCAACAAGGACTCCCGGGTCTTCAATACGACCCGCGACCTGACGGCAGGGGTTTCGGCTAAGGCGATCGGGCTTTCTATGATGCCTAAGGAAGTAGCTAATGCCCACTTGAAGGGGGATATCCACTTCCATGACCTGGATTACTCGCCTTATTCTCCGATGACCAACTGCTGCTTGATCGACTTCCAAGAGATGTTGTCCAATGGTTTCCATATCGGGAATGCGGAGGTGGAATCGCCTAAGTCCATCAACACGGCCTGCGCCCAGATTGCCCAAATTATTGCTAATGTGGCGTCTTCCCAGTACGGCGGTTGTTCAGCGGACCGGATCGATGAGGTCCTAGCTCCTTATGCCAAGCTGAACTTCGACAAGCACTTGAAGACAGCTAAGGAATGGATTGAGGGCGAGAACCGCCAGCGCGAATTTGCCTACGCCCGGACCAAGAAGGATATTTATGATGCCATGCAGAGTCTCGAGTATGAGATCAACACCTTGTACTCTTCCAATGGCCAGACACCTTTTACCACTCTTGGCTTCGGCTTGGGGACGGACTGGTTTGCTCGCGAGATTCAGTTGGCCATCCTGAATGTTCGTATCCAAGGGCTCGGCCGGGAAAAACGGACTGCTATTTTCCCTAAACTCGTCTTCACTATCCGTCGCGGGACCAACCTGGACCAGGGCGATCCCAACTATGACATCAAGCAAAAAGCTATCGAATGTGCTACCAAGCGGATGTACCCGGATGTTCTCATGTACGACAAGATTGTCGAGTTAACAGGGTCCTTCAAGGCGCCAATGGGTTGCCGGTCCTTCCTCCAAGGTTGGAAGGATGAACAGGGGTGCGAGGTCAACAGCGGCCGGATGAACTTGGGCGTTGTGACCCTGAACATTCCGCGGATTGCCCTAGAATCTGACCACAGCAAGGACCAGTTCTGGCAAATCTTTGATGAACGCTTAGAAGTCTTGAGAAAGGCCCTCCTCTACCGGGTGGAGCGGACCAAGGAAGCTAAGCCTGAGAATGCGCCCATCCTCTACCAATACGGGGCTTTCGGCAAGCGGCTCGATGAAGAAGGCGACGTGGATGAGCTCTTCAAGAACCGCCGGGCAACGGTGTCCATGGGTTATATCGGGCTCTACGAAGCCGCGACTTACTTCTACGGTCCAGACTGGGAAGATAATGCGGAAGCCAAGGCCTTCACCCTGGATATTGTCAAACATATGAAGGAAGTGGCGGACCAATGGGGGGATGACTATGGCTATCATTTCAGTATCTATTCCACCCCAAGTGAGAGTCTGACGGACCGCTTCTGCCGCCTGGACCAAGAAAAATTTGGCCAGGTTACGGACATTACGGACAAGGACTACTACACCAATAGCTTCCACTACGATGTCCGCAAGAATCCGACACCTTTTGAGAAGTTAGACTTTGAAAAGGACTATCCTAAATATTGCAGCGGCGGCTTCATCCACTACTGTGAATACCCTAACATGCGGCAAAATCCTAAGGCCTTAGAAGCGGTCTGGGACTTCGCTTATGACCGGGTGGGCTACTTGGGAACCAATACGCCCATCGACCACTGCTATGCTTGCGACTTCAGCGGGGACTTTAAGCCGACTGAGCGCGGTTTCGAATGCCCACAGTGTGGCAACAACGACCCTGACAGCTGCGACGTGGTGAAGCGGACCTGCGGCTACCTCGGTAATCCGAATATCCGTCCGATGGCAAAAGGCCGCCACAAAGAAATTAGCGCCCGGGTTAAGCATATGTCGGCAGACAATGCCTTGGTCAAGGACTCTAAAGCAGACACCATCGACCTCTTGAACCAAGATGCCCAAAGAAAGGCTGATGGCTAATGCGCAACCCCAAGCCCAAAGAGTGGACAGCGGAGAAATTCAGCAAAGGTAAGATTGCCGACTACAAGCCTTTTAACTTCGTGGATGGGGATGGCGTCCGTTGTTCCATCTATGTGAGTGGCTGTCCCTTCGCCTGCAAGGGCTGCTACAATAAAATTGTGCAAAATTTCAACTATGGAGTAGACTATACCGATGAACTTGAAGAGCGGATCCTCAACGACCTGGCCCAACCCTATGTCCAAGGTCTGACCCTGTTAGGGGGCGAGCCCTTCCTCAATACCCAGGTCCTCAACCGCCTGGTCGCCAAGGTGCGCGAGCGCTTCGGGGACACTAAGGATATCTGGAGCTGGAGCGGCTACTACTGGGAGGAACTCCTCCAGGAAACTGACGATAAACTCTGGCTCTTGAACCATATCGATGTGCTCGTGGATGGCCGCTTCGAACTCGACAAGCTCGACTTGAACTTGCGCTTTCGCGGCAGTTCCAACCAGCGCATTATCGATGTGAAGAAGTCCCTGGCCCAGGGGGAGATGGTCCTCTGGCTAGACGGCAAGTATGATGATATTTAATGACAAAGCAGCTGACAATCCTATTTTTAGGAAGAGTCAGCTGCTTTTTGCTTTATTTGAAATATAAGGATTCACATCAAAGTGGAGTAGATGCTCACTAGCACAATATATCTTATAATAGAAGCTTTAAATGAATTTCTGATTTTGTATGACTTCGACTTCACTCGGGCCAAGTGGGGAAAGTTTTGTTATAATACATAGGACGGTGGGAGGATCTTGCCTCCCCAAACGAGTACGAAAAAGGAGCG
Proteins encoded in this window:
- the nrdD gene encoding anaerobic ribonucleoside-triphosphate reductase, which produces MFNEQTTPEIKIQNINLEDLMVEKRDGHKAHFRPSAVKHSLAKALDVKDEEVLDKLFQATLAEIFQGDAESLQSAGIAQAVVRSLENFGYTEASERYRIFRHNKMQFNDKQYDVSTKLQEFAAGDKLVLNENANKDSRVFNTTRDLTAGVSAKAIGLSMMPKEVANAHLKGDIHFHDLDYSPYSPMTNCCLIDFQEMLSNGFHIGNAEVESPKSINTACAQIAQIIANVASSQYGGCSADRIDEVLAPYAKLNFDKHLKTAKEWIEGENRQREFAYARTKKDIYDAMQSLEYEINTLYSSNGQTPFTTLGFGLGTDWFAREIQLAILNVRIQGLGREKRTAIFPKLVFTIRRGTNLDQGDPNYDIKQKAIECATKRMYPDVLMYDKIVELTGSFKAPMGCRSFLQGWKDEQGCEVNSGRMNLGVVTLNIPRIALESDHSKDQFWQIFDERLEVLRKALLYRVERTKEAKPENAPILYQYGAFGKRLDEEGDVDELFKNRRATVSMGYIGLYEAATYFYGPDWEDNAEAKAFTLDIVKHMKEVADQWGDDYGYHFSIYSTPSESLTDRFCRLDQEKFGQVTDITDKDYYTNSFHYDVRKNPTPFEKLDFEKDYPKYCSGGFIHYCEYPNMRQNPKALEAVWDFAYDRVGYLGTNTPIDHCYACDFSGDFKPTERGFECPQCGNNDPDSCDVVKRTCGYLGNPNIRPMAKGRHKEISARVKHMSADNALVKDSKADTIDLLNQDAQRKADG
- the nrdG gene encoding anaerobic ribonucleoside-triphosphate reductase activating protein; the encoded protein is MRNPKPKEWTAEKFSKGKIADYKPFNFVDGDGVRCSIYVSGCPFACKGCYNKIVQNFNYGVDYTDELEERILNDLAQPYVQGLTLLGGEPFLNTQVLNRLVAKVRERFGDTKDIWSWSGYYWEELLQETDDKLWLLNHIDVLVDGRFELDKLDLNLRFRGSSNQRIIDVKKSLAQGEMVLWLDGKYDDI